A single genomic interval of Legionella israelensis harbors:
- a CDS encoding DNA-binding domain-containing protein produces MSEALKQLQNAFSFAARGHDNAQTSAFDKKRLTIYRELLLNNLHDVVSPCFPVLLSILPKKIWWGILKDFLKHHQVLTPIFHEVPLCMVEYLKAHPVPGYPFAHELAHYEWVELEVELCEPQNTQPTAGAISLLEQAWQLSNTARLLQYNYEVDKISPDYQPQTVFKTYLMVYQMKGEVEFLKINEMSFQLLSMMLHETMSAREIIHSLCEMHPQLNENELVSACIPFITQLYDEKILQPVSASNPGSKHG; encoded by the coding sequence ATGAGTGAGGCTCTCAAGCAATTGCAAAACGCTTTTAGCTTTGCTGCCAGGGGACATGATAACGCTCAAACATCTGCATTTGATAAAAAACGATTAACTATTTATCGGGAATTATTACTCAATAATCTCCATGATGTCGTGAGTCCCTGCTTTCCGGTATTACTCTCTATTTTACCTAAAAAAATTTGGTGGGGTATTCTCAAAGACTTTTTAAAGCATCATCAGGTACTAACCCCCATTTTCCATGAAGTGCCTTTATGTATGGTCGAGTATCTAAAAGCACATCCTGTCCCGGGCTATCCTTTTGCTCACGAGCTTGCCCACTATGAATGGGTTGAGCTTGAAGTTGAACTGTGTGAACCACAAAATACACAACCAACCGCAGGCGCAATCAGTCTGCTGGAACAAGCATGGCAGTTATCAAATACCGCAAGACTTTTACAATACAACTATGAAGTGGATAAAATCAGTCCGGATTACCAGCCTCAAACCGTCTTTAAAACTTACCTGATGGTCTATCAAATGAAAGGCGAGGTTGAATTTTTAAAAATCAACGAAATGAGTTTTCAGCTGTTATCAATGATGCTTCATGAAACAATGTCGGCAAGAGAGATTATCCATTCACTGTGCGAAATGCATCCCCAATTAAATGAAAACGAACTGGTATCGGCCTGCATCCCTTTCATCACCCAGTTGTATGATGAAAAGATTTTGCAGCCTGTGAGTGCCTCCAATCCTGGAAGCAAGCATGGCTGA
- a CDS encoding DUF692 domain-containing protein, whose product MSFKALKRAGLGLRTEFSDELLNCTDKAVDFLEIAPENWMNMGGKRVKALKEFSKRYPLVAHGLSLSIGGPAPLDCSFIEALDDFFKTYQIDCYSEHLSYCSDSRGYFHDLLPIPFTRDAIDYVSQRMISVQQALQRQIAFENSSYYYAPGQQMPEIEFIKAILEQSDCLMLLDVNNVYVNSANHNYDPYAFIREIPSEKIAYIHIAGHEQREPDLIIDTHGAQVIDPVWDLLRHTYECHGIKPTLLERDSDIPPLNALLNETQKIYSIQSMEAEA is encoded by the coding sequence ATGAGTTTTAAAGCACTAAAGAGAGCCGGTCTGGGTTTAAGAACTGAGTTCAGTGATGAATTGTTAAACTGCACTGACAAAGCCGTGGATTTTTTAGAAATCGCTCCTGAAAATTGGATGAACATGGGAGGTAAACGAGTCAAAGCTCTCAAAGAATTCAGTAAACGATATCCTTTAGTGGCTCATGGCTTAAGTTTATCTATAGGTGGTCCGGCACCGCTTGATTGCTCTTTTATCGAAGCATTAGATGATTTTTTCAAAACGTATCAGATTGATTGTTACAGCGAACACCTAAGTTATTGCAGTGATAGCCGAGGTTATTTTCATGACCTGTTACCCATTCCTTTTACCAGAGATGCGATTGACTATGTCAGTCAAAGAATGATTAGCGTACAACAAGCTTTACAACGGCAAATTGCCTTTGAAAATTCGTCTTACTATTATGCACCGGGCCAGCAAATGCCTGAAATTGAGTTTATTAAAGCGATACTTGAACAAAGTGATTGCCTCATGCTGCTTGATGTTAACAATGTGTATGTTAACAGCGCGAATCATAATTATGACCCGTATGCGTTTATACGCGAGATACCTTCTGAAAAAATCGCTTATATTCATATAGCCGGTCATGAACAACGCGAGCCCGATTTAATCATTGATACCCATGGGGCTCAAGTCATTGACCCTGTTTGGGACTTATTACGACATACTTACGAATGCCATGGCATCAAACCAACGCTTTTGGAACGTGATTCAGATATACCCCCTCTTAATGCCTTATTGAATGAAACCCAAAAGATTTATTCCATACAAAGCATGGAGGCCGAAGCATGA
- a CDS encoding IS701 family transposase has translation MDMLDIYSDYLICQNKYATATGLSEMLDGEFAHDKVTRFLRLQDFGSKALWNYVKKSVRESEASDGVLLLDDSIEEKPYTDENEINCWHYSHAKGDVVKGINILTCMVRYGDFSVPVGYEVIKKDVAFCDIETRQARRKSSTTKNELFRKLIAQAVSNHVLFDFVLADNWFGSKANMAYIHNDLQKSFIIGIKSNRTLALSKNDANNGRYTKVRELELEEDIAHTVYLKGLDFPVRLLKKIFKNENGSTGVLYLVSNDMTSSAERLYEVYQKRWRIEEYHKSIKQNASLNKSPTRTVKTQSNHIFAAIIAYCKLEMMKIKTKLNHFAIKYKLILRANQIAMQELKNMAR, from the coding sequence ATGGATATGCTTGATATTTATAGTGACTATTTGATTTGCCAGAATAAATATGCAACAGCTACAGGTTTATCGGAGATGTTGGATGGTGAATTTGCTCACGACAAGGTGACACGATTTTTACGACTACAAGATTTTGGTTCCAAAGCGCTCTGGAATTATGTCAAGAAGTCAGTCAGGGAGAGTGAAGCATCAGACGGTGTTCTTTTATTGGATGACTCGATTGAGGAGAAGCCTTACACGGATGAGAATGAAATTAATTGTTGGCATTATTCCCATGCTAAAGGTGATGTGGTCAAAGGGATTAATATCCTGACCTGCATGGTTCGGTATGGTGACTTCAGTGTTCCTGTTGGTTATGAAGTTATCAAAAAAGACGTTGCTTTTTGTGACATTGAAACAAGGCAAGCTCGCAGAAAGTCATCCACGACTAAAAATGAACTTTTTCGCAAGCTTATCGCACAAGCGGTTAGTAATCATGTGTTGTTTGACTTTGTACTTGCGGACAATTGGTTTGGCTCGAAGGCCAATATGGCTTACATCCATAATGACCTTCAAAAATCGTTTATTATTGGGATTAAATCTAATCGAACCTTAGCTTTATCCAAAAACGACGCCAACAACGGACGGTACACAAAAGTCAGAGAATTAGAGCTTGAAGAGGACATAGCCCACACAGTCTATCTCAAGGGATTAGACTTCCCAGTGAGGCTTTTGAAGAAAATTTTCAAAAACGAAAATGGTTCTACAGGGGTTCTCTATCTCGTTTCTAATGACATGACCAGCAGTGCCGAACGTCTTTATGAAGTGTACCAGAAACGGTGGCGGATTGAAGAGTATCACAAGTCAATTAAACAAAATGCAAGCCTGAACAAATCTCCAACCCGCACGGTTAAAACACAATCCAATCATATCTTTGCCGCAATCATTGCATACTGCAAACTGGAAATGATGAAAATAAAGACAAAATTGAATCACTTTGCCATCAAGTACAAATTAATACTCAGGGCTAACCAAATTGCCATGCAGGAGTTAAAAAATATGGCTCGTTAA
- a CDS encoding IS256 family transposase, translated as MTDYNITVGKELLPELLSSQDGLAKLVEGVLNQVLEAQVSESLGADKHERSGERIGYRNGYRPRQLYTRVGPVTLQVPQTRDGSFSTDIFKRYQRSEQAFVLALMEMVVNGVSTRKVNNITEELCGASFSKSTVSQLCSGLDARVRAFNERRFDGDNYPFIMVDAMFIKCRDGDRVVSRAALTISGIRSDGYREILGLRIGDTESYATWDEAFKWLKSRGLKGVMYVVSDQHAGLVEAARKHFQGATWQRCQVHLMRNILGHCSVRHRKDVAEKAKLVFQAPDMEEARRRRDDFIDAFEKKAPKSVTCLEEAFDDAMVVMALPEKYRKRLRTTNMQERINEEIRRRERVIRIFPNDDSAWRLIGALLAEQNEQWQSRRYLNMDEFNDWLAENEAGKSNVVGMNALTK; from the coding sequence ATGACGGATTACAATATTACAGTTGGAAAGGAATTGCTTCCAGAACTTTTATCAAGCCAGGATGGGCTCGCAAAGCTTGTTGAAGGTGTATTGAATCAGGTATTGGAGGCACAGGTGTCAGAAAGTCTGGGAGCAGACAAGCATGAACGTTCAGGTGAACGTATAGGCTATCGTAACGGTTACCGTCCAAGACAACTATACACTCGTGTGGGACCAGTCACTCTTCAAGTGCCGCAGACACGTGATGGCTCTTTTTCTACCGATATTTTTAAGCGCTATCAACGCAGTGAGCAGGCTTTTGTATTGGCTCTGATGGAAATGGTTGTTAATGGCGTATCAACCAGAAAAGTTAATAACATTACTGAAGAACTTTGCGGTGCTAGTTTTTCAAAGTCAACCGTCAGTCAACTGTGTTCTGGTCTTGATGCAAGAGTCAGAGCCTTCAACGAGCGTCGGTTTGATGGTGACAACTACCCATTTATCATGGTTGATGCGATGTTTATCAAGTGTCGTGATGGTGACAGAGTCGTGTCTCGAGCAGCCTTGACCATCTCGGGTATCAGAAGTGATGGCTACCGTGAAATACTGGGCCTTCGCATTGGTGACACTGAGAGCTATGCTACATGGGATGAAGCGTTTAAATGGCTAAAATCTCGTGGGCTAAAAGGCGTGATGTATGTTGTGTCAGACCAGCATGCAGGGCTTGTGGAAGCGGCTAGAAAGCACTTTCAAGGTGCAACCTGGCAACGATGCCAAGTTCACTTGATGCGCAACATCCTCGGGCACTGCTCTGTCAGACACCGCAAAGATGTTGCTGAAAAGGCAAAGCTTGTTTTTCAGGCACCTGATATGGAAGAAGCCAGGCGTAGACGCGATGATTTTATTGATGCCTTTGAGAAAAAAGCACCAAAATCAGTTACCTGCCTTGAGGAGGCTTTTGACGATGCCATGGTAGTTATGGCGTTGCCGGAGAAATACAGGAAGCGACTTCGCACCACCAACATGCAAGAGCGAATTAACGAGGAAATCAGGCGCCGAGAACGAGTGATAAGGATATTTCCTAATGATGATTCTGCATGGCGGCTGATTGGCGCTTTATTAGCTGAACAAAACGAGCAGTGGCAATCAAGGCGTTATCTTAATATGGACGAATTTAATGACTGGCTGGCTGAGAATGAAGCCGGAAAGTCTAATGTTGTAGGGATGAATGCTTTGACTAAATAA
- a CDS encoding flavodoxin family protein — protein sequence MKKILNQKQIEQCESWKQDYSDLKALFINCTLKRSPELSHTDGLVKMSRAIMERQKMQVDEIRAVDFDIANGVYPDMTEHGWEKDDWPDIYKKVMAADILILTSPIWLGEKSSVCTKVIERLYGNSAILNDKGQYSYYGRVGGCLITGNEDGAKHCAMNILYSLQHLGFVIPPQADAAWVGEAGPGPSYLDENSGGPENDFTNRNTTFMTWNLMHLAKILKNAGGMPAHGNQRSEWDAGCRFDFANPDYR from the coding sequence ATGAAAAAAATACTCAATCAAAAACAAATCGAACAATGCGAGAGCTGGAAACAGGATTATTCAGATTTAAAAGCACTGTTTATTAACTGCACTTTGAAACGTTCTCCTGAGCTATCTCATACCGATGGGTTGGTTAAAATGTCCCGAGCCATCATGGAACGGCAAAAGATGCAGGTCGATGAAATCCGTGCGGTTGATTTTGATATCGCCAATGGCGTTTATCCGGATATGACTGAACATGGTTGGGAGAAAGATGACTGGCCAGACATTTATAAAAAAGTCATGGCCGCCGATATTCTCATTCTGACATCACCGATCTGGCTTGGTGAAAAATCTTCAGTTTGTACAAAAGTTATTGAACGATTGTATGGCAATTCCGCTATATTGAACGACAAAGGACAGTATAGCTATTACGGCCGAGTCGGTGGATGTTTAATCACCGGCAATGAAGATGGTGCCAAACATTGTGCGATGAATATTCTATATTCTTTACAACATTTAGGCTTTGTGATTCCACCACAGGCTGACGCAGCCTGGGTAGGAGAAGCAGGTCCAGGTCCTTCTTATCTGGATGAAAACTCAGGTGGACCTGAAAATGATTTTACCAACCGCAACACCACTTTTATGACCTGGAATCTGATGCATTTGGCTAAAATTTTAAAAAATGCCGGGGGGATGCCTGCGCATGGAAATCAACGCTCAGAATGGGATGCTGGATGTCGGTTTGATTTCGCGAATCCAGATTATCGCTGA
- a CDS encoding DUF547 domain-containing protein: MIKQILWILSSFLLFISTSFSAPQKNLWSFWDASNEKSNKIISHTSYQIFLDRYLFKGEKGINLVYYSKVTAEDKKALAQYIQKLTSLPIREFNQQEQLAYWINLYNALTIQLILKHWPVKSITSIHISPGFFSYGPWDAPLVTIEGQKITLNDIEHRILRPIWNTPLLHYALNCASMSCPQLQNKVFTAQNSQELMKKAAREYVNSSYGVKVEPNNLRLSKIYQWYQKDFGANESQVLKHMAQFANPKLKQQLLNHQKSISYYYNWDINGR, encoded by the coding sequence ATGATTAAGCAAATCCTCTGGATTCTTAGCAGCTTTCTTTTATTCATCAGTACATCCTTTAGCGCGCCACAGAAAAATCTTTGGTCGTTTTGGGATGCTTCCAATGAAAAAAGCAACAAAATCATTTCACACACGAGCTATCAGATTTTTTTAGACCGCTATTTATTTAAAGGAGAAAAGGGTATCAATCTGGTGTATTACAGTAAAGTCACGGCTGAGGACAAAAAAGCACTGGCTCAATACATTCAAAAGCTTACCAGTCTTCCCATCAGGGAATTTAATCAACAAGAGCAGCTGGCTTACTGGATTAATTTATATAATGCCTTAACCATTCAACTCATTCTCAAGCACTGGCCGGTTAAAAGCATTACCAGCATTCATATTTCACCTGGATTTTTCAGCTATGGTCCCTGGGATGCGCCACTTGTCACCATTGAAGGACAAAAAATCACTTTAAATGATATTGAACACCGGATTCTGCGCCCTATCTGGAATACCCCTCTGCTGCATTATGCATTGAACTGTGCTTCGATGAGTTGTCCGCAATTGCAAAATAAAGTGTTCACGGCCCAAAACAGTCAAGAACTGATGAAAAAAGCAGCGCGTGAATATGTCAACAGCTCTTATGGCGTCAAAGTAGAACCCAATAACTTAAGATTATCAAAAATCTATCAGTGGTATCAAAAGGATTTCGGCGCCAATGAATCGCAAGTTTTAAAGCACATGGCACAATTTGCAAATCCCAAGCTTAAGCAACAGCTTTTAAATCATCAAAAATCGATTTCATATTATTACAACTGGGATATCAATGGTCGTTAA
- a CDS encoding CDP-alcohol phosphatidyltransferase family protein: MIETFIRAPYQHMLVDPVAKWLIRSVSPNQLTLLSGFAGLLILPCLYFGAPILAIVLLLFSGYLDTLDGTLARLTEQSSDWGTVLDITVDRGVEFIIILSLWVVSPDARSFWVIMMLGSVLLCITSFLVVGIFTSNDSDKGFYYSPGIMERAEAFLFFIAMMLWPAYFSTLAFLFSFLVLLTAIIRLKQFYNVHLSKPKPVADQTIDRSWSHD, encoded by the coding sequence ATGATAGAAACTTTTATAAGAGCACCTTATCAACATATGTTAGTGGACCCCGTAGCAAAATGGCTAATAAGAAGCGTATCGCCTAACCAGTTAACGCTGCTTTCGGGTTTTGCAGGATTGTTGATACTCCCTTGCCTGTATTTCGGAGCCCCCATCCTGGCTATCGTTTTATTATTGTTTTCAGGATACCTCGATACCCTGGACGGTACTTTGGCACGCTTGACAGAGCAGTCTTCAGATTGGGGAACAGTGCTTGATATCACCGTCGACCGAGGGGTGGAATTTATAATCATCCTGAGCTTATGGGTCGTGTCACCCGATGCGCGCAGTTTTTGGGTCATCATGATGTTAGGCAGCGTTTTGCTCTGTATTACCAGTTTTTTGGTCGTCGGCATTTTTACGAGCAATGATTCTGATAAAGGTTTTTATTACAGCCCTGGCATCATGGAACGAGCGGAGGCGTTTTTATTTTTTATCGCTATGATGCTCTGGCCTGCCTATTTTTCAACATTGGCTTTTTTATTTTCCTTTCTCGTTTTATTAACTGCCATTATCCGGCTTAAACAGTTTTACAATGTACATCTATCCAAGCCTAAACCAGTTGCCGACCAAACCATCGACAGGAGCTGGTCTCATGATTAA
- a CDS encoding dihydrolipoyl dehydrogenase family protein: MSKDNFFDLAIIGAGSAGLSLASGTSQLGLNVALIEGHKMGGDCLNYGCVPSKSLLAAAKSIYQCQHQAPAFGVEIKLKSVDFSKVMQHVHSVIKTIAPHDSVERFESLGVTVFQEQAQFLDAQTLKAGEQIIKARKIVIATGTSPFVPPIKGLDKINYLTNETIFDLTLLPKHLIVIGGGPIGCELAQAFAMLGSKVTILEARKILPKDDEDGVEIVKNSLLAMKIDILEHAEVNEVTQKNAEILEVKVKTSSGEKIIEGSHLLIATGRKANIEQLNLDKAGVSYSSKGIEVNTRLQTHQKHIYAIGDVVGPYQFTHMASYQAGIVLRNIVFKWPAKISYEAVPWVTYTYPELAHVGKTEVDIKEHSDFIITKGSFSQSDRAQTENETDGSIKVITDKKGKIAGVTIVGVHAGELIFPWVMALREGKSLRAFTDTIAPYPTLSEVSKQVAGEFYKPKLFSKKVRKLVSWLQKLWW, from the coding sequence ATGAGTAAGGACAACTTCTTTGATTTGGCCATCATCGGCGCAGGTTCAGCCGGATTAAGCCTGGCTTCAGGCACCTCACAACTTGGACTCAATGTCGCATTAATTGAAGGCCACAAAATGGGAGGTGACTGTTTAAATTACGGGTGCGTGCCTTCCAAATCTTTATTGGCCGCGGCCAAATCAATTTATCAATGTCAGCATCAGGCACCAGCCTTTGGCGTAGAGATTAAACTTAAGTCTGTTGATTTTTCCAAAGTCATGCAGCACGTTCATTCCGTCATTAAAACCATTGCGCCCCATGACTCGGTAGAGCGTTTTGAATCCTTAGGCGTGACGGTATTTCAGGAACAAGCTCAATTTCTTGATGCCCAGACGCTCAAGGCGGGTGAGCAAATCATCAAAGCCAGAAAGATAGTCATTGCCACAGGAACATCTCCGTTTGTCCCACCCATTAAAGGACTGGATAAAATCAATTATCTGACGAATGAAACGATTTTTGATTTAACCCTGCTGCCTAAACACTTGATCGTCATCGGAGGTGGACCCATTGGCTGTGAACTGGCGCAAGCCTTTGCTATGCTGGGTAGTAAAGTTACGATTCTTGAGGCCAGAAAAATACTACCCAAAGATGATGAAGACGGCGTGGAAATCGTAAAAAACTCCTTGCTTGCCATGAAGATTGATATTTTAGAGCATGCTGAAGTCAATGAAGTGACTCAGAAAAATGCAGAGATCCTTGAAGTTAAAGTCAAAACCTCTTCAGGCGAAAAAATCATCGAAGGCTCTCATCTTCTGATTGCTACCGGAAGAAAGGCAAATATTGAACAACTGAACCTGGATAAAGCCGGGGTTTCCTATTCATCCAAAGGCATTGAGGTGAATACGAGATTACAAACCCATCAAAAACACATCTATGCCATAGGAGATGTTGTTGGTCCTTATCAATTTACTCATATGGCTTCTTATCAGGCAGGTATTGTTTTACGAAACATTGTCTTTAAATGGCCAGCCAAAATAAGTTATGAAGCAGTACCCTGGGTGACCTATACTTATCCGGAACTTGCCCATGTAGGCAAAACAGAAGTAGATATCAAAGAGCACTCCGACTTTATCATCACCAAAGGGTCATTCAGTCAATCCGATAGAGCGCAAACCGAAAACGAAACCGATGGCTCCATCAAAGTCATTACCGATAAAAAAGGTAAAATTGCAGGTGTAACGATTGTCGGCGTTCATGCTGGAGAGCTTATTTTTCCCTGGGTGATGGCGCTTCGAGAAGGTAAAAGCCTGCGAGCTTTTACAGATACCATCGCACCTTATCCGACTTTAAGCGAAGTCAGCAAACAAGTGGCCGGCGAGTTTTACAAACCCAAACTGTTCTCCAAAAAAGTTCGCAAGCTCGTTTCATGGTTACAGAAATTATGGTGGTAA
- a CDS encoding TVP38/TMEM64 family protein, producing the protein MMMKLNSNQKRLWLMHLKRWLPLIIIFAVLILIFSTGLQKYLSFESLKTHRNQLLEWTNSYFLLSSLTFVIIYTIAVAVSIPGATFLTLAGGFLFGPLFGSILVIISATMGATLLYFAVKTSLGDWLAQKATGWVSRMREGFQENAFSYLLFLRLVPLFPFWVINIVPALLGVNAVTFIIATFFGIMPGSVVYVLVGNGLSHIFATDQAPNLDIIFDPKVFYPLLALAALSLLPVIYQKWFKKRKGSKNE; encoded by the coding sequence ATGATGATGAAATTGAACAGTAATCAAAAACGACTTTGGTTAATGCACCTGAAGCGATGGTTGCCTCTTATAATTATATTTGCTGTGTTGATCCTTATATTTAGTACAGGTCTGCAAAAGTATTTAAGTTTTGAAAGTCTTAAAACGCATCGAAATCAGCTATTGGAGTGGACAAATTCATATTTTTTACTGTCCTCACTGACGTTTGTGATCATTTATACGATTGCCGTAGCGGTTTCGATACCAGGAGCTACCTTTTTAACTTTGGCCGGTGGTTTTCTCTTTGGCCCTTTGTTTGGCAGTATCTTGGTGATTATCAGTGCCACCATGGGAGCAACACTTTTGTATTTTGCAGTGAAAACTTCTTTAGGTGATTGGCTCGCACAAAAGGCTACCGGATGGGTCAGTCGCATGCGCGAAGGCTTTCAAGAAAATGCTTTTTCTTATTTATTGTTTCTTCGTCTGGTTCCATTGTTTCCTTTTTGGGTCATTAATATAGTTCCCGCCTTGCTTGGCGTGAATGCTGTGACTTTCATTATTGCAACCTTCTTTGGCATTATGCCGGGTTCCGTGGTCTATGTATTGGTCGGCAATGGACTCAGTCATATCTTTGCCACCGACCAAGCTCCAAACCTCGATATCATTTTCGATCCAAAAGTTTTTTATCCCTTATTGGCATTAGCCGCTTTGTCTTTGTTACCCGTCATTTATCAGAAATGGTTCAAAAAACGAAAAGGAAGCAAAAATGAGTAA